In Pseudobacter ginsenosidimutans, the following are encoded in one genomic region:
- a CDS encoding DUF58 domain-containing protein — protein sequence MLKRFIKPLFFGRAFYWGFAVLILLFVLSYNWLYLYSIAKYAVLFFAALVLLDYLILFAKTNGINAERNMADRFSNGDENTVSIHLKSSYSFPVFLKVIEELPVQFQRRDFLMKASLGIGKETILHYKLRPVERGEYTFHYTNVFVKSVLGLIIRRYQESGESTVIKVMPSFFALRQFELRAMSNNLADAGSRKIRKIGHSLEFEQIKEYVTGDDIRSLNWKATARKGGQLMVNNYSDERSQQIYCVIDKGRVMKMPFEGVSLLDYAINATLVLTRVALLRQDKAGMVTFADTLGQFVPADRKAGQMNLVLETLYNQQTQFLESDYEKLYALVRTRITQRSLIVLFSNFESVGGLQRQLPYIRSIARNHLVLVVFFENTELKQLTGQKVTDIESLYMRTIAERIGHEKRLIVKELQQHGISTILTTPQNLTVETVNKYLELKARQAI from the coding sequence ATGCTGAAGCGTTTCATAAAACCATTGTTCTTCGGCCGCGCATTCTATTGGGGATTTGCGGTGCTGATCCTGTTGTTTGTGCTATCCTACAACTGGTTGTACCTGTACAGTATCGCCAAATACGCGGTATTGTTTTTTGCTGCCCTGGTGCTGCTGGATTACCTGATCCTCTTTGCAAAAACAAATGGCATCAATGCAGAACGGAATATGGCGGACCGTTTCAGCAACGGTGATGAGAATACCGTGAGCATTCACCTGAAGAGCAGTTACAGTTTTCCTGTTTTCCTGAAAGTGATCGAAGAGCTGCCTGTGCAGTTCCAGCGCAGGGACTTTTTGATGAAAGCCAGCCTGGGCATTGGGAAAGAAACCATACTGCATTATAAGCTGCGGCCGGTAGAGCGTGGCGAGTATACTTTCCATTATACCAATGTGTTTGTGAAAAGTGTACTGGGACTGATCATCCGCCGATACCAGGAAAGCGGGGAGTCCACTGTGATCAAAGTGATGCCTTCTTTCTTTGCCCTTCGCCAGTTTGAGCTGCGCGCCATGAGCAATAACCTGGCAGACGCCGGCAGCAGGAAGATCCGCAAGATCGGCCATAGTCTTGAGTTTGAACAGATCAAGGAATATGTTACGGGAGATGATATCCGTAGCCTCAACTGGAAAGCCACAGCCCGCAAAGGCGGACAACTGATGGTGAACAATTATTCCGATGAGAGAAGCCAGCAGATCTATTGTGTGATAGACAAAGGCCGAGTGATGAAGATGCCTTTCGAAGGTGTGAGCCTGCTTGATTATGCCATCAATGCCACGCTGGTGCTCACGAGAGTGGCTCTGCTGCGGCAGGACAAAGCCGGCATGGTCACTTTTGCGGATACGCTCGGCCAGTTTGTGCCTGCCGACAGGAAGGCCGGACAAATGAACCTGGTGCTGGAAACTCTCTACAACCAGCAAACGCAGTTCCTGGAATCCGATTACGAAAAGCTCTATGCGCTGGTGCGCACCCGCATCACACAGCGCAGCCTCATAGTATTGTTTTCCAATTTCGAATCTGTGGGAGGGCTGCAAAGACAGTTGCCTTATATCCGCAGTATTGCCCGCAACCACCTGGTGCTGGTGGTGTTCTTCGAGAATACGGAATTGAAACAACTCACCGGACAGAAAGTGACCGATATCGAAAGTCTCTACATGCGCACAATTGCAGAAAGGATCGGTCATGAAAAACGACTGATCGTGAAAGAGCTGCAACAGCATGGCATCTCCACCATTCTCACCACGCCGCAGAACCTGACCGTGGAAACCGTGAATAAATACCTTGAGCTGAAAGCGAGGCAGGCTATTTAA